The nucleotide window TTAGGTAGCAACCTACTTTATAGCTCTCCATGCTTTCGTTTTCAATGCGTTTATCAGCAGAGCTCGAGCGACAGACATcttcacaccaccaccaccagcaagGGTTGCCAGGTGTTTAATAAACCCCAGCAAAGTCTTAACTATTTTACTTTGCATAAATTTTTGAATGTGTAAACGTTTGCTTTACAAGCACTAATATTTCCTTCAGGAAAATCTAATATAGTTTATTATACAATATTTAATGAGTATATACACATCACCTGGCGTCCTGTTTCAACTaaacacagcttttttttttatatttcaagTTTCTAATTCGGAGCTTTAGAATATCTGGCAACGAGGCTTTTTCCTTCCCAAAGCGAGCAATTTTATTGGTCAGAGGGTTTAGCAGAAACGTCTGTTATTGGCTGAGAGCGCTGTCAAACGAATCACGAGTTCGAATACGTCACGAAATTGTGGGTTTGACGTTTGGCATAAAAGAACTAGACTGGTCTTGTGATCCGAAGCGGAAGGTGACGCTTGTAGTGAGTCTCAGCGCTGGTTTTATTTATTGTTTCTGCTTTGTGAGTATGAGCAGTATGGTGAAGTTTATAAAGTTTGTTGAACTGTAGACCGGTCGGTTGTTGTGTGGTGTAACTAGTCACGTGACTGAGCAGTACAGATGTGTTCATGGGTTTAAAGTTTGGGTTGAAGTTCACTTTTGGGGCAGTTGGTGAAAGGGAAAAGCCAAAAATCCagggtaagagtgtgtgtgtgttttttttttgtgtctgaCAGGTAGTGATTTCTCACCTGTGCAATGGATTTCCGTGTTGTGTGGAGCTGCTTTCTCCCCCTGCTGCTGGGGCTGTCCCAGGCAGAGCAGGTGAAGTTTGCTGACTGTGGTGAGTAACCTGGTGCATCATGGGAGAATTGGGGCACTTTGGGTCTTCATTGATCTGGTCTGATCAGATCAGCAAACTCTCAGCTCACTAACTGTTTCATGAACCTTTTTATGCTGCCTTTCTAACAAggcaatctgtggttggttgaagagagcaactggacttgcttgaagattcttgaaaactgaGGAAGCctaatcctaaaggcttcctcggttctgtctaatagggagtacccagtatttatcctctcatggctcatcatagaatctgaatgctgattgctgcattgtaggtggctgataaaaagatgtcatagacacccacctctgttcagtgatggtcgttccaggttgacaaaaatgaacgatcctctctggccaaggttcatttttgtcaacctggaacgaccgtcactgaacagaggtgggcgtCTATGACAtatttttatcagccacctacaatgcagccatcagcattcagattctatgatgatcctttcggatgagaggcgaaacgttttcaagaatcttcaagcaagtccagttgctctcttcaaccaaccacagattactatgtacctggatgactgagattcttcacaggtaTGTTCTAACAAGGCAGGATTACTCTTgtgtaggctttttttttttaaataaaccatttAGCCTTGTCAGCATGGCATTAAATATGCTCCGGCATACAGTAGAGGTGTTAATACTACTGTGCCTTTTGTGTCCTGAAGACAAATTGAACATATGAATAACGTGCACCAACAAGTAGAGCCTCCCTGTCCTGCTGAAATTAGTGCAAGAATGGAGAACTGTTCAACCACAGACTAATAATACAAGGTTTCATGATCTTGGTTTCATTGTGTATTGCAAAAACTCGCTGTAACCTGTGTTTTGAAAAAGATTAGTGTGGGCTCTTTTTGGGTGTCTGGTTAATTTGTGAAACTGTTCATCTTGTAGATCCGTCACTTCAGGAAGTACACAATTATACTTCATAGCTAACCAATGAGTGTGGAACTAAAGGCAAGAACTTCTTATTCAGCAACATGTACTGATTAACAAGTGACTGTTGGCCCAAACTTAAAGATGTAGATGACCTTGAGCAACACGCAGCCCCTCATGACATCAGTCTCACTGTTTCCTATGTAGAGCCTGACTGCAGTTGTGCTGTAATACTGACTAAATTTTTTTGACCACATCTGGCATTTGTGCCTATAGTCATTGTGACAATGAGTCAGTCCTGCATCATTTCACAGctgtttaattctttttttttttttttttttttttcccccctctatcTAGGCTCAACTGTTGGAACTGTGGCTAAGGTTGATGTTACTCCTTGCCCACAACAGCCATGCCAGCTTCATAAGGGACAGTCCTATGCAGTAAATGTGACCTTCACAAGTGgtaatcaaattttttttttttaaattctcttcCAGTAAAGATATTGCATACAACTTCCATTAACTATTAAAGGGAATGTTTGCTTAACTCTATTGGCATAGCTGATGTGTGAATTGCACTCTGGCTCAATGTAGTGGCCTGTTagtatgtggggtttttttcctaCAAAGATggaaacatcagtgcctgatgttagtcttttgactgaagaagcacaaatctccacagccaaaatctagtggaaagccttcccaaaagAGTGAGGGTTAACAGCTCAGGGGAATAgactctggaatgggatgttcagcaaACATGTATGGGTGTGATTTTGAGCGAGAGAAGGCAGGATTTTGCGTGTTCCCACAGTACGCGTCTGTGACTTCACTTTTAGACTCCAtggcatgtaaataccgtgcaAAAAATAAATTCTTATTTTTGAACCCAGCTCAATCAACTTTAGGGTTATGTGTTTAATTTGCAGCAACTGACAGTCAGACAAGCAAAGCTGTGGTCCATGGTGTGGTCAGTGGTATCCCGATCCCATTTCCAATACCTAATGACGACGGCTGCAAATCTGGAATCCAGTGTCCTATTCAGAAGCAAAAAACCTACAGCTATGTCAACCAGCTTCCTGTTAAAGCAGAGTACCCTTCTGTAAGTTTGAATTTCTGTCAAACTGTTTGCTCAACATGCATCCACAGTCAGAGCAGCAGTTATGTGATCTGTCCTGTCCATTGCTTGTAATTGTGACTTGGGTTTTTCTTTTGCTTCAAAGATAAAACTGGTTGTGGAGTGGGAACTTGCAGACGACGCCAGTAAAGAtttgttttgtatcaagtttccaGTCCAGATTGTCAGCTAAAGGTCAACACCAACTCCAGTTAAGGAAAACTTCGAAAGGGATTTGTaggttttaattttttaaaagtctttaattttctattAAAGAACTCAGATTTTAAACTTTCAGGATTTTTAAAATTAACCCACTGAATGTTCTAAGTGATCAGTACAAAAGATTAACAGTTAAGTGTTTTCTCCCATGGTTTCCTGGCTGCTGTGTGGCTATGTTGTGGTAATACAAATCTTTGGTCCTAAAGTGCAATTAATGAAGCTATCATAATGCCAATGTTTCAAGTGTATAgctgtctggattttttttttttttttaaaccaagcaATTATTTGGCCAAAATTGTACCACGACTGTGGGGGTACATGTCTACCCTGCAATGTGTAACTTTTGTCTTCCATCACTGAGTAATTTTGTACAGGTGCTTCATAGTGAAACCTTCAGCTAATTGATGTCATTGTCTCTAATTTACCTACACTAGATGGGTAACATCACCCCTATAATTGTGGtgggtgtgtggggtttttttttggggggggggggacttgaaGAGGGTCTGACAGCTGTCTTTGTCTAGGTTTTCTGAATAAACTCAGTACTAACTTGAGGTTCCAGCATATTTGGTTTCACAAACATGTATTGATGACACGTACAATCCTGATGAATAACCATTTACACAAAGCAGAAATCTGCTTCAAGCTGAAAATCAATAGAACAATGAGGTTGAACTTCAACAGGTTCAAACATGAAACATTTAAGCTGATAGACTCAAACACAGTGTGCCTTCAAGctaggaaggggggggggggaatttaaGGGACAGCTTCCTTGTGCTATGGTTTCATTCTGAGTTTATACAACCCAGGAAAATAATCATTAAAGTTTTAAGTTCTCATAAGTTGAACAGAAAACACAAGGCTTCTCTATTTGACCTTGCACTTATTTGCTTCCTACTAGCATTCAAGTAAACGGcaaattcattttctttaaatgaATGCCATGTTATAGTGGGTAAAAATAACACCAAATCTGGACAAAAGCACAACCTTTTCCAGCACAACAGAAGCTATAGAAAGTTATTTAGTAAAGCAAATTTGTGgcactggaaaatgaatgcaggagaGGAGTAGCATGGGCAGGACATTCCACCTTACACAGAACATTCCAGGTAATCACAATAAGGCATCATAGAAACCTACCAGTTTTTAAAAAACAAGCAGCTTTTTCAGTTCATTTAGTCAAAATAGTAAAGCTTTACATGGTATAACAGCACAGAGCTGGCTTTTTCTGGTCATAGTATCAGTTAACCAACTGATTATCAaatggggtacagtaggagtccatttctatccTTTAAAGGTATACCGTGCACTGATataccccttagggctcattagtagacttcaaggtaactttttttttttttagggtcaaaaaagtgtacatatgttcccaatcagtatataaagggtactgcTCCACTGACAAGCCATCATACCCCTAAAGATACAATAACATTGAGAATGTAGTTGGTCATGTCCAAAAGGTTCGTCAACCCTATGTGCAATCCTTCAGCACCCTCTGTTTTTGCcatacaatatttaaaaaaaaaaaaaattaccactaACTAGAATCTGATCAAGAAGTCTTTGTAAAATCAAAGAGCATAATTAAAATAAGCCAGTAGGATGTTTGGGATTGGAAAGGGTGCCACTGATGCTTGAAGCTGGCTGTTGCGCAGAACTGCAGAGGGACCACTAGCTTGGAAAAGATGTCTGGAAGCATCAAGCTGAACTTTTCACCGTTTTTATTTGAGCCTCTCGAGTCGTTGGAGCAGGGCATTTCCGAAAGCTTCTCTGTAACCTGGGCTCAGAGAGTCCAGGAGTGAGTAAACAGTCTCATGATACTGAGTGCTCAGGCCTGTATCCACCTGATCGAAGGTGTGTCCTACCACCTGCAATGCAATGAGAGATGAACCATGGAGCTGTGTGGGATTAAAAAACAGGCCGTTTAGAAAGTCAGTGTTTCTACACTCACCCTGAGCCCAGCTTCACTGAGTTCTAAGCAGTAGCGCTTTCCTTCTCTCGTCTCCACGTTGATAAAAGCCAAATCCAGGCCGTTGGTGAGAGTTTTGGACACGAACATGTTGCTCACTGCAAACAGGACGTCACTGACGATAGCTTCAGCCTCCAACCTCATGTCTTTAACGCCATGTTCAGCACTGCTATCGTCATAGGACATGGGCAGATCCTCTGGAGGACAGTCCACCTCCATCCCCTAAACACAGCACGGGGCTCTGAGCTCTTCACCGCGTCTTTAATCGATTAACTGTCGCTGGAATTCGACtcgactcgggaggagaactgacgTCATCGAATATGCTTGCTAGCTAACTAACTAAAGATAGCGCTTAGACAATCACTGAATTCAAATAACgtattgaaagaaaaaaaaacccataaaacCAAAGATAGTGATGTATTTGCGTGGCAAACAAGAAAGACAAGTTTAAGCTACAACTCAAACATTACACATCCTAGCTGGAGCTATATAAGGACTAGCCGGACAGTTAGCTAACactggctagctagctaaatGTTAATCAAGCTAACAGCGCGATAAAATAACAAATATGGTCACACTATGCAGCTAAAATAAAGTATTGTGTGATGCAGCGTCACACGaccgattgtttgtttgtttaaatattaATAATGTAAGATACAGACCTCCTCTGGGGACAGTTCACCGGTGCACTTCCGGCTCATGCCGGCAAATGTAGATGTGTTCACTACCAACAATCACTGCGCACAACagggacgccgcattgagctggtggcccgttgctgggatacgtcagagtgtccgccatattggatgtggcaaatcttccccgtaaaccaatgcaagtaaatggactgaacttcataaagcccctttctacaataatatttaactcgatgccttttattcacccattaaaatCCTTTgacgcaaaacatatgcacaccccttctaatgcacaacatgggtcaaaaatgacccgcattcattttccaggttatttcatgctgaatgagtttttctttgctctatcttttgaaatcaatttattttatgattgaatattccaagtattctttaaatatcttgtttttaattaccacaaatcattaatttaatttttttctttcctactttatgaacaaaaatactttttatattactacacatgggtcatccaagtgtgatttaaaattaaatgtcttaatacgataataataataatttgtttcaagtaattactttagcagtgaatggggccagttatttatttattaactatgtagttagctaagccagctacaataaaattagctaactaaagtagaatatgtcaacagctcggtagctaatagtaattacttgtaactttctgacaagtaatctactcactctcaaggtaacctaaacgtaatttttttctaaggtaatgttagaacaattgaaaaacattccttccatgtattagatgggcaaagggcgctgtgctgagctgtgaaatgtctgacacaagcacaattcacagttcccaccaaacgctggagtaaatgcatgcgggtcggttctgacccatgtgtgtaaacttgatgtagaattacaaaacctgtgcttgttcataacttaagaaaggaaaaataaaaatgatgatttgtgctaaacaaaaacaagatatttactgcatatttggaaaagtaaatgacaaaatgaatttatttcaaaagtatatcatagaaacactcagccatacatgaaataacctggaaaatgaatgcaggtcgtttttgacccatgttgtgcattagaagggtagtgatacaaaaagggtttttatccaaaaagtaagaaagcaaaaaataataTAAGGAtgcatgatgatcaaaaacaagttaattgaggaatacctcgaatactgaatgatggaattaatttattgcaaagatatagaagataaaaactcagccgggtcacttttgacccatgttttgcatcaaagggttaagacacacacgtatatatttgggaaacaaacaggcatcaaaacaacacataacttttaatgtgatggttataaatagtgtgcgaaataccctgtacactgcaaactagcgacagatacgcgatagaagcTTGAGCttctgctcaagcacccccaaaaacgagctcagcaccccctagctcagcaccctcaaaaacactactTTTGGacataattttcagaaataagtgcccttgtgcactgcgcaatgaatgtgtgcgcgggcgtgtgtgtgttcttgaattcatctgttatgtgatagttctatgagcagtaaaatacctctcctccttgcgtcccctctgattgggttgcctgtctgcgcgagtgcttgctacgacatggtgttttttttaactggattccacgccgatgaggaactcgaagtagcacctgagtattactggcatagcgagatgtgaaggtacggactggagtaacaattgttaaacacaacacaataatatgcataatgcaatattgatgttccctggtctatgaacagaatgataaaaacgacatttatcatccatatcgagatacttaattagcaaattaatcaaaacagacactgaaacgtacatgcacgaagcaaacaattaaacaaatgactatcaaaagaacactaccaaaatataacaaaaaatataaactaatgtaaaatcataataatacacactattattacacaatacacaataacacattaattaacaattaccactgttcaaaatgaatagctccaacattacaaatgcagtagtaggtcttgtttagttaaaaatataatgtaaatatttgtgtcagtggctgtaaatgtgtagatatcatagtttattgggtcagcttctgttaaaacattgcataagtctagtcttgtctagtctagtcttcttgtctagttaagtctagtctaaatgtggaataaacgtggaaacactgtcgttcaagccaggtgcctctgtcagctctgggggctaagcacccccaaagatcagatgctagaatcgcccctggtcagcataccgtagcaagctaccaaaacctgaggccacaataaccaacctacaagactgaatatgataaatgatggaaatagtggaaaaactggaaatctcatctcatctcatctcattatctgtagccgctttatcctgttctacagggtcgcaggcaagctggagcctatcccagctgactacgggcgaaaggcggggtacaccctggacaagtcgccaggtcatcacagggctgacacatagacacagacaaccattcacactcacattcacaactacggtcaatttagagtcaccagttaacctaacctgcatgtctttggactgtgggggaaaccggagcacccggaggaaacccacgcggacacggggagaacatgcaaactccgcacagaaaggccctcgccggccacagggctcgaacccggaccttcttgctgtgaggcagcagcgctaaccactacacca belongs to Neoarius graeffei isolate fNeoGra1 chromosome 11, fNeoGra1.pri, whole genome shotgun sequence and includes:
- the gskip gene encoding GSK3-beta interaction protein, producing MSRKCTGELSPEEGMEVDCPPEDLPMSYDDSSAEHGVKDMRLEAEAIVSDVLFAVSNMFVSKTLTNGLDLAFINVETREGKRYCLELSEAGLRVVGHTFDQVDTGLSTQYHETVYSLLDSLSPGYREAFGNALLQRLERLK
- the LOC132894425 gene encoding NPC intracellular cholesterol transporter 2-like → MDFRVVWSCFLPLLLGLSQAEQVKFADCGSTVGTVAKVDVTPCPQQPCQLHKGQSYAVNVTFTSATDSQTSKAVVHGVVSGIPIPFPIPNDDGCKSGIQCPIQKQKTYSYVNQLPVKAEYPSIKLVVEWELADDASKDLFCIKFPVQIVS